Proteins found in one Planococcus citri chromosome 2, ihPlaCitr1.1, whole genome shotgun sequence genomic segment:
- the LOC135837581 gene encoding fatty acid synthase-like has translation MIASGKFHPDALFGDLGRQDCVLGIEFSGRDSSGRRVMGMLGGSGMATTVIPHPYFLWEVSDQWTLEQASTIPIAYGTAYYALIVRGQMRAGESLLVHAGSGSVGQAAISIALHMKCTVYTTVGSQKKQDSI, from the exons ATGATAGCTTCTGGAAAATTTCACCCGGATGCCTTGTTTGGAGATCTAGGCAGACAG GATTGTGTTTTGGGTATTGAGTTTTCTGGACGTGACAGCAGTGGAAGACGTGTAATGGGCATGTTGGGTGGAAGCGGTATGGCCACCACAGTGATACCTCATCCTTATTTCCTGTGGGAGGTGTCAGACCAATGGACACTTGAACAAGCTTCCACTATTCCCATAGCATATGGGACT gctTATTATGCTCTTATTGTACGTGGTCAAATGAGAGCAGGTGAATCACTGTTAGTTCATGCAGGAAGTGGTAGTGTAGGCCAAGCGGCCATTTCAATTGCTTTACACATGAAATGCACTGTATACACAACAGTTGGAAGTCAGAAAAAACAAGattctatttaa